A genomic window from Planococcus rifietoensis includes:
- a CDS encoding alpha-ketoacid dehydrogenase subunit beta, protein MRELTYLEAVREAMSQEMRQNEDVFILGEDIGVYGGAFGVTRGMIEEFGPERIRNTPISEAAISGTAVGAALTGMRPILELQFSDFMTIAMDNMVNQAAKIRYMYGGKGKVPMVLRTPAGSGTGAAAQHSQSLEAWMAHVPGLKVVQPSTAYDAKGLLKAAIDEDNPVIFYEHKLCYKTKSDVPEELYSIPLGQADIKRQGSDVTIVATAIMVHKSLEAALELEKEGISVEVIDPRTLVPLDTDTIIESVKKTSRLVVVHEAVKRGGFGGEIASVIAESEAFDYLDAPIKRLGGKAVPIPYNPELEKSAIPSVEDIVAAVKETLNHR, encoded by the coding sequence ATGAGGGAACTGACTTATTTGGAAGCCGTTAGAGAAGCGATGAGCCAAGAGATGCGGCAAAACGAAGACGTGTTTATTCTGGGAGAGGATATCGGTGTTTACGGCGGGGCGTTTGGCGTCACTCGCGGAATGATTGAAGAGTTTGGCCCAGAGCGTATCCGCAATACCCCGATTTCTGAAGCGGCCATCTCGGGCACAGCGGTAGGAGCCGCGTTGACGGGCATGCGCCCGATCTTGGAGCTTCAATTTTCCGATTTCATGACCATCGCGATGGACAATATGGTCAACCAAGCAGCCAAAATCCGCTATATGTACGGCGGGAAAGGAAAAGTACCGATGGTTTTGCGCACACCGGCAGGATCTGGCACCGGCGCAGCGGCCCAGCATTCTCAAAGCCTGGAAGCGTGGATGGCCCATGTTCCTGGCTTGAAAGTCGTCCAGCCATCCACCGCATACGACGCCAAAGGGCTCCTGAAAGCGGCAATTGATGAAGACAACCCGGTCATTTTCTACGAACATAAACTATGCTATAAAACAAAATCGGATGTACCCGAAGAATTGTATTCCATTCCCCTGGGCCAAGCAGATATTAAACGGCAAGGCAGCGATGTAACGATAGTCGCTACAGCGATCATGGTCCATAAATCATTGGAGGCGGCTTTAGAGCTCGAAAAAGAAGGAATCAGTGTCGAAGTGATCGATCCGCGCACGCTCGTGCCATTGGATACCGACACCATCATCGAGTCTGTCAAGAAGACAAGCCGCTTGGTGGTCGTGCATGAAGCGGTCAAGCGCGGCGGTTTTGGAGGAGAGATTGCCAGTGTGATCGCCGAAAGCGAAGCATTCGATTATTTGGATGCCCCGATTAAGCGCCTAGGCGGCAAGGCCGTCCCGATTCCGTACAATCCTGAACTTGAAAAATCCGCCATCCCTAGTGTCGAGGATATCGTGGCAGCTGTTAAAGAAACATTAAACCACCGGTAA
- a CDS encoding dihydrolipoamide acetyltransferase family protein, translating to MAKEIFMPKLSSTMQVGTLLQWYKNEGDSVDVGEPLFEIMTDKINIEVESYEEGILLKKYFEEDDEVPINHVVGYIGEAGEKVPDSPPGESGAAKEQEDVSDSREAQVEDLTEQGISETVTEHISDDSHGENAAAEKPRATPAARRVAREENIALSDVSGSGPNGRIHQNDVMEFAASKTSFKATPLAQKVATAEGVDLQAIKGSGTNGKIYRADVENAKQASPAAGTGGKRIKMEGIRKVVAQRTLQSKTTAPHVTLTTEVDMSEAINLRKQLLGMIEQQTGFRISYTEIIMKAVAFSLKQHPNVNVSLEGNEIVYKEDINLGLAVAADNGLVVPVVKHVDQKGLSSLTAECKRLGKAARDNQVKPDEMSGGTFTVSNLGMYAIDAFTPVINQPESAILGVGRINEKPVGVDGAIELRPMMVLSLSFDHRVIDGAPAAAFLTELKEALEQPVILLV from the coding sequence ATGGCCAAAGAAATATTCATGCCAAAACTGAGCAGCACGATGCAGGTAGGAACACTTTTGCAATGGTATAAAAACGAAGGCGATTCCGTTGATGTCGGAGAGCCGTTATTTGAAATCATGACGGACAAAATCAATATCGAGGTCGAATCCTACGAAGAAGGCATCCTTCTGAAAAAGTATTTTGAAGAAGACGACGAAGTGCCTATTAATCACGTGGTCGGCTATATCGGTGAAGCTGGCGAAAAAGTACCGGATTCACCGCCTGGGGAATCGGGTGCTGCCAAAGAGCAAGAGGATGTAAGTGATTCACGGGAAGCTCAAGTAGAAGATTTAACGGAGCAGGGCATCAGCGAAACGGTTACTGAACATATTAGCGATGATTCACATGGAGAAAATGCTGCTGCTGAAAAACCTCGCGCGACACCTGCAGCTAGAAGAGTGGCGAGAGAAGAAAACATCGCATTATCGGATGTGTCAGGTTCTGGGCCGAACGGGCGAATTCATCAAAACGATGTAATGGAGTTTGCTGCATCCAAAACTTCCTTTAAAGCGACACCGCTTGCACAAAAAGTAGCAACTGCTGAAGGCGTCGACTTACAAGCAATAAAAGGCTCAGGCACAAACGGTAAAATTTATCGCGCCGATGTGGAAAATGCCAAACAAGCATCGCCTGCTGCTGGAACAGGCGGCAAACGAATTAAAATGGAAGGCATTCGAAAAGTCGTGGCGCAGCGCACATTGCAAAGTAAAACGACTGCTCCCCATGTGACATTGACAACCGAAGTGGATATGTCCGAGGCCATCAACCTGCGCAAACAATTGCTTGGAATGATTGAACAGCAGACTGGATTCCGCATTTCGTATACGGAAATCATTATGAAAGCTGTGGCATTTTCTTTGAAACAGCATCCGAATGTCAATGTATCGTTAGAAGGCAATGAAATTGTCTATAAAGAAGACATCAATCTGGGGCTTGCAGTAGCCGCCGATAATGGCCTGGTGGTACCTGTGGTTAAACATGTCGATCAAAAAGGCTTGTCTTCTCTAACAGCTGAATGCAAACGCCTCGGCAAGGCAGCTCGTGACAATCAGGTCAAACCGGATGAAATGTCGGGCGGGACATTTACCGTCAGCAATCTGGGAATGTATGCCATCGATGCTTTCACGCCGGTCATCAATCAGCCGGAATCAGCTATTCTTGGCGTCGGACGCATCAATGAAAAACCAGTAGGCGTTGACGGTGCCATCGAACTACGGCCAATGATGGTCCTGAGTTTGTCGTTTGATCACCGAGTGATCGATGGCGCCCCTGCCGCAGCCTTTTTGACGGAATTGAAAGAAGCGCTCGAACAACCGGTTATATTATTGGTGTAA
- the lpdA gene encoding dihydrolipoyl dehydrogenase, which produces MLVNSYEVVVLGGGPGGYVAAIRAAKLGKTVALIEVRELGGTCLNRGCIPSKTLLRHAEVIETIEKAKSWGIETGDMTFSLSKMLARKDAVIKQLRTGIDHLLKQGKIDVYNGVGKVQAAGKITVQLADKEEVLQGEKIILATGSRPLVPPIDGIEEAAYFTSDTIFDIEKIPKSMVIIGGGIIGVELACIFASLNVPVSIVEMNDRIVPSEEPEASKALARSLKKKKISIMTNTKVTKIEQQGARQLIHIETAQGKAETLDTEAILMAVGRAPNTSAFAELKLEMDGPFVKVDSAMQTSDPTIYAVGDVTGGWQLAHVASAEGVVAAANAAGGKQTVDYRMVPRCVYTSPEIASVGLTEAEAKQQGIDYKVVRVDHAGNGRALAQDEKEGFTKLIAGTQYGEILGVLMVGPHVTEIIAEPSAFIHLEGTVDELASMIHAHPTITESLYEAAASWIGKGVHH; this is translated from the coding sequence ATGCTAGTGAATAGTTACGAAGTGGTGGTACTTGGCGGAGGGCCGGGAGGTTATGTGGCGGCGATACGCGCGGCGAAACTCGGAAAAACAGTGGCGCTGATCGAAGTACGCGAACTCGGCGGCACGTGTTTGAATCGAGGCTGCATCCCATCTAAAACTTTATTGAGGCATGCGGAAGTGATTGAAACAATCGAAAAAGCCAAAAGCTGGGGCATTGAAACCGGGGACATGACTTTTTCTCTTTCTAAAATGCTCGCCCGCAAAGACGCGGTCATTAAGCAATTGAGAACTGGCATTGACCATCTATTGAAGCAAGGAAAAATCGATGTCTATAATGGCGTCGGGAAAGTTCAAGCGGCCGGGAAAATCACGGTTCAGCTGGCTGACAAAGAGGAAGTCCTCCAAGGAGAAAAAATTATCCTGGCAACCGGTTCACGTCCGCTCGTTCCGCCAATCGATGGCATTGAAGAAGCGGCATATTTCACGAGTGATACTATATTCGACATCGAGAAAATTCCGAAATCGATGGTGATTATAGGCGGCGGCATCATCGGAGTGGAACTCGCATGCATTTTTGCCAGCTTGAACGTGCCGGTAAGCATCGTGGAAATGAACGACCGGATTGTGCCGAGCGAAGAACCGGAAGCCTCTAAAGCGCTTGCGAGATCTTTGAAAAAGAAAAAGATTAGCATCATGACGAATACCAAAGTGACCAAAATTGAACAGCAAGGTGCCCGTCAGCTCATTCATATAGAAACCGCTCAAGGAAAAGCAGAAACATTGGATACCGAAGCGATTTTGATGGCTGTCGGCAGAGCGCCCAATACTTCGGCCTTTGCGGAATTGAAGCTCGAGATGGATGGTCCTTTTGTGAAAGTGGATAGCGCCATGCAAACGAGCGACCCTACCATTTATGCGGTTGGTGACGTGACGGGTGGCTGGCAGCTTGCCCATGTCGCGAGTGCGGAAGGGGTCGTAGCAGCTGCCAATGCAGCGGGTGGAAAACAGACCGTTGATTACCGGATGGTTCCGCGCTGTGTCTACACCAGTCCGGAAATTGCCAGTGTCGGTTTAACAGAAGCCGAGGCGAAGCAGCAAGGAATCGACTACAAGGTCGTGCGAGTTGACCATGCAGGAAACGGCAGGGCGTTAGCGCAGGATGAGAAGGAAGGGTTCACGAAGCTGATTGCTGGAACACAATATGGAGAAATTCTAGGTGTTCTCATGGTCGGTCCGCATGTAACGGAAATAATCGCGGAACCTTCTGCGTTTATTCATTTGGAAGGAACGGTGGACGAACTGGCTTCGATGATTCATGCCCACCCGACTATTACCGAAAGCTTATACGAAGCCGCCGCGTCTTGGATTGGAAAAGGCGTTCACCATTAA
- a CDS encoding sugar-binding transcriptional regulator: MNWDERRQIVKVATLYYFEGLTQAEIAKKVGVSRPLISKLLNKARENGIVEIYIRDENAHTVELENRLEKKYGLKEAIVVPAAGRDAEMVKQSLGKAASFYVSKNMKGVKKLGISWGLTLAKFVQEYPYEQHQQLKIIPLVGGMGTKLVEIHSNLLAYQLAQKMNTTCSYLYAPAMVENAELKKRLIESEDIALVLEEGRNVDMAVVGIGNPFEQSTMTTMDYLKAESLVSLKKAGAVGDIGSRFYNQAGNQIDHPLNDLVIGLDIDEYKRIPEVIGIVEGTHKAESIKAALRGGYFDVLVIDDTTAALIL, translated from the coding sequence ATGAATTGGGACGAGCGCAGGCAAATCGTGAAAGTAGCGACATTGTATTATTTTGAAGGGCTCACGCAGGCAGAAATCGCCAAAAAAGTGGGTGTGTCCCGTCCGTTAATCTCCAAACTGCTGAACAAGGCACGGGAAAATGGGATTGTCGAAATTTACATTAGAGATGAAAATGCGCACACCGTAGAACTGGAAAACCGTCTTGAAAAGAAGTACGGATTGAAAGAAGCCATTGTCGTGCCGGCAGCTGGGCGGGATGCTGAAATGGTCAAGCAGTCACTAGGGAAAGCCGCTTCATTCTACGTCTCGAAAAATATGAAAGGCGTCAAGAAACTGGGGATCTCGTGGGGGCTTACCTTGGCGAAATTTGTGCAGGAATATCCGTATGAGCAGCACCAGCAGTTGAAAATCATTCCACTGGTCGGCGGCATGGGGACCAAGCTCGTGGAGATCCATTCCAATTTGCTGGCGTATCAATTGGCGCAAAAGATGAATACGACCTGTTCATATTTATACGCTCCGGCGATGGTAGAGAACGCGGAATTGAAAAAGCGCTTGATCGAGTCGGAAGATATTGCCCTGGTCCTTGAAGAAGGACGCAATGTGGATATGGCAGTAGTCGGAATCGGAAACCCGTTTGAACAATCCACGATGACCACCATGGATTATTTGAAAGCCGAAAGTTTGGTCTCCTTAAAGAAAGCTGGAGCGGTCGGGGATATCGGTTCACGTTTTTACAACCAGGCCGGAAACCAGATCGACCACCCCTTGAATGACTTGGTCATCGGGCTTGATATCGACGAATACAAACGCATACCCGAAGTAATCGGGATTGTAGAAGGCACCCATAAAGCGGAAAGCATTAAAGCCGCTTTAAGAGGCGGATATTTTGATGTACTAGTCATCGATGATACGACCGCAGCCTTAATCTTATAA
- a CDS encoding MBL fold metallo-hydrolase — protein MNKFICNTCGVQTESAESAPEHCSICTEKRQYVSVKGQSWTTLEEMVQSAAYQNEITSEEQGLLSITTVPSFAIGQTAYLVQGENFNILWDCLTYLDAPTIEKIKALGGIDAIALSHPHYYSTQVEWAETFDAAIYIHEDDKQWVTRPSDRIIFWSGETLKVAEGFTLHRIGGHFKGAAILEWKNGDDGKGVLLTGDIVRVVADREWVSFMYSYPNFIPLPASTVERMAEQLDEIRFDRVYDAFHRIVLTDAGAAVQRSAKRYVDALNGVLFKT, from the coding sequence ATGAATAAGTTTATTTGCAATACGTGTGGCGTCCAAACCGAGAGCGCTGAGTCAGCACCAGAGCATTGTTCAATCTGTACAGAAAAACGGCAATACGTCAGCGTTAAAGGACAAAGTTGGACGACTTTGGAAGAGATGGTTCAATCCGCTGCTTATCAGAATGAGATTACGTCAGAAGAACAAGGGCTCTTAAGTATCACGACGGTGCCAAGTTTTGCGATTGGTCAAACAGCGTATTTGGTTCAGGGGGAGAACTTCAATATCCTGTGGGATTGTCTAACATATCTCGACGCTCCAACTATTGAAAAAATAAAAGCTCTGGGAGGAATCGATGCCATTGCCTTGTCCCATCCCCATTATTATTCGACTCAAGTGGAATGGGCTGAAACCTTCGATGCGGCAATCTATATTCACGAAGACGATAAGCAATGGGTAACCCGGCCAAGCGATCGCATTATCTTTTGGTCAGGCGAAACGCTCAAAGTTGCGGAAGGGTTCACGCTGCATCGGATCGGTGGTCATTTCAAAGGTGCAGCCATTCTGGAATGGAAAAATGGAGATGACGGCAAAGGCGTATTACTGACAGGCGATATTGTCCGCGTCGTTGCAGACCGCGAGTGGGTCAGTTTTATGTATAGCTATCCGAACTTCATTCCACTTCCTGCGTCCACTGTCGAAAGAATGGCGGAACAGTTAGATGAAATCCGTTTTGATCGCGTGTATGATGCGTTTCATCGAATCGTGTTGACGGACGCGGGAGCAGCCGTGCAAAGATCAGCTAAACGGTATGTGGATGCGTTGAATGGTGTGCTGTTCAAGACCTGA
- a CDS encoding DUF4304 domain-containing protein, giving the protein MIGSSEINKMIRKKLTPVLKGSGFTKVNTRHNFSWLDDCIWVLDITAVGKYFSDVTGWPAMSIHVNLGIYYNFIPSIDDSIEVEENGKFSPKSHQCHLQLELLSTLDQDRYISSLSNAAEQKRKDLWWIEPDGSNLEEVIENVRQSFLTEGIDWLIKNTDIAQAFREIEKEHNCLDKYFKAQHMAAYLNLNSKFAGYEDLYAREKKRLHGNLNS; this is encoded by the coding sequence ATGATTGGTTCCTCGGAAATCAATAAAATGATTAGAAAGAAATTGACGCCTGTGTTGAAAGGAAGTGGATTTACTAAAGTAAATACTCGGCATAACTTTTCTTGGCTTGATGATTGTATATGGGTACTGGATATCACTGCTGTTGGTAAATACTTTTCAGACGTTACGGGCTGGCCAGCTATGTCTATACACGTGAATTTGGGTATTTATTATAACTTTATCCCATCGATTGATGACTCTATAGAGGTTGAAGAGAATGGAAAATTTTCTCCTAAGTCACACCAATGTCATTTGCAACTCGAATTACTTTCCACACTCGATCAAGATAGATATATTTCCAGTTTGTCCAATGCTGCAGAGCAAAAGCGGAAAGATCTTTGGTGGATTGAGCCGGATGGTTCGAATCTGGAAGAAGTGATTGAAAATGTAAGGCAATCGTTTTTGACCGAGGGGATCGATTGGCTTATCAAGAACACAGATATAGCTCAGGCTTTCAGAGAGATTGAAAAAGAGCATAATTGTTTGGACAAGTACTTCAAGGCGCAACATATGGCAGCGTATTTGAATCTGAACTCAAAGTTTGCAGGTTACGAAGACCTTTATGCAAGAGAGAAAAAAAGATTACATGGCAACTTGAACTCGTAA
- a CDS encoding SMI1/KNR4 family protein, producing the protein MEFWLERDVTEFKETAGITREELTAIEQEIGKIIPASYKEVLLQRNGGPLQYRWVRVAEPAAEVELLEIDHLLGLETDGNLSSDYLIEEWGLRGDILVISGDGNGFFVLDYGEDAQNPPVIYLEVDSRAKVRVANNFDDFLSQLIAETPAVDSDDENWGGVTQEEAERVFYGTDVAAIEEMLLNLMWPEDHEWYFTNLLKLSRHDDVFVRQTVSNILDNNMKIYKIDADKKWHPLLHKTIINLLQDADPDIREMAKSITNQ; encoded by the coding sequence ATGGAATTCTGGTTAGAGAGGGATGTCACTGAATTCAAAGAAACCGCTGGAATTACTCGAGAAGAGTTAACGGCAATTGAGCAGGAGATAGGCAAAATTATACCCGCTTCGTATAAAGAAGTACTTTTGCAACGAAATGGGGGGCCCTTGCAATATCGTTGGGTTAGAGTAGCTGAACCAGCCGCTGAAGTAGAGCTATTAGAAATTGATCACCTTCTCGGCCTTGAAACAGATGGCAATCTGAGCTCTGATTACTTAATAGAAGAATGGGGATTACGTGGTGATATCCTTGTGATAAGCGGCGACGGCAATGGCTTCTTTGTATTGGATTACGGCGAGGACGCCCAAAATCCGCCAGTCATTTATTTGGAAGTGGACTCTAGAGCGAAAGTGCGGGTAGCCAATAACTTTGATGACTTTTTGAGCCAGCTTATTGCTGAAACACCAGCTGTTGATTCAGATGATGAGAATTGGGGAGGTGTTACCCAGGAAGAAGCAGAACGAGTTTTCTATGGAACGGATGTCGCGGCGATCGAAGAAATGCTGTTGAATCTTATGTGGCCAGAAGACCATGAATGGTATTTCACCAATCTTTTAAAATTGAGTCGCCATGACGATGTATTCGTTAGACAAACAGTGTCAAATATTTTAGATAATAATATGAAGATTTATAAAATAGATGCTGACAAAAAGTGGCACCCACTGCTACATAAAACGATTATCAATTTACTACAGGATGCTGATCCAGATATCCGCGAAATGGCAAAAAGCATTACTAATCAGTGA
- a CDS encoding GNAT family N-acetyltransferase has product MELNEKVSIKQLKKELIPVVNQANEPFSIIGNILPSFSNGKWSYKERLYDNPSETCFPDDQLNWEEYIDSEKKVVFLAMQGEKCVGQIRLVKDWNRFAYIENIAVCKSFRKKGVSQLLLEAAQKWAKGQSLIGLSLEAQNDNVIACRFYANQGFVLGGADTLKQKANPNIDITLYWYKVFEF; this is encoded by the coding sequence ATGGAACTTAACGAAAAGGTTTCAATAAAGCAGTTAAAGAAGGAATTGATCCCTGTTGTAAATCAAGCAAATGAGCCTTTTTCCATTATCGGCAACATTCTCCCGAGCTTTTCGAATGGAAAATGGTCATACAAAGAACGATTATACGACAACCCATCGGAAACGTGTTTTCCTGATGACCAGCTCAATTGGGAAGAATATATCGACAGTGAGAAGAAAGTGGTGTTCCTGGCGATGCAGGGGGAGAAATGCGTCGGGCAGATTCGCTTGGTGAAGGACTGGAACCGCTTTGCATATATTGAGAATATTGCCGTCTGCAAAAGTTTCCGAAAAAAAGGTGTCAGTCAGCTCCTGTTAGAAGCTGCACAAAAATGGGCAAAGGGACAATCATTGATTGGCCTATCTCTTGAAGCACAGAACGATAACGTAATCGCATGTCGTTTCTATGCAAATCAAGGATTTGTATTGGGTGGTGCTGATACCTTAAAGCAAAAAGCGAATCCCAATATCGATATTACTTTGTACTGGTACAAGGTGTTTGAGTTTTAA
- a CDS encoding VanZ family protein, giving the protein MLLKEYEVDPIYIDLALVLYLIFLFSATFYRGDGKTSDYNLMPFDFLNYISEVNLSTFIAALLISVMLFVPGGAYLYIKRIKFAYSWQILLSSSLVIELLQFFTKRGSFDIDDLLLNTAGGCLGFLLAKVVHKRITHEKQTTTTKLSH; this is encoded by the coding sequence TTGTTATTGAAAGAATATGAAGTCGATCCGATCTATATAGATTTGGCGTTGGTCCTTTACTTAATCTTTTTGTTCTCTGCGACTTTTTATAGAGGAGATGGAAAAACAAGTGATTATAATTTGATGCCTTTTGACTTTTTAAACTATATCTCTGAAGTGAATCTATCAACGTTTATTGCGGCCTTGCTGATTAGTGTGATGCTCTTTGTACCTGGAGGAGCTTATTTATACATAAAGAGAATCAAATTTGCTTATTCGTGGCAGATTCTTCTCTCTAGCAGTCTGGTGATAGAACTGCTGCAGTTCTTCACTAAGCGCGGATCGTTTGATATAGATGATTTACTATTAAATACAGCTGGTGGTTGTTTAGGCTTCCTGTTGGCAAAGGTTGTCCATAAACGAATCACACATGAAAAACAAACAACAACTACAAAGCTGTCTCATTGA
- a CDS encoding bifunctional metallophosphatase/5'-nucleotidase translates to MKLKIIHTNDVHSNYENFARAASMIKELKDENTLILDGGDFADFKSIELQGTRGVAALELLQSTGYDALTIGNNEMFNSIETLEHMATTSPLPFISNNLRKKDGSEIQGVVKSAILHKNGLRILVTGASPDMDVFNDGLGISVSDYVTMTQQEISSRAGSYDICILLSHVGTAADEELALAIPEIDVVISAHDHQLYSEAKLVNETIMNSAGNYAEHIGVIELEVANGKVELLHSATYSTIDAAPDSVVMDILKDNKVKALASLGKSLYDLPEPLWHDVIEENPLTNLIADGLRDMMQCDIGLINSGIANAGLFHNISRQKLIEVCPSPLNPTSFEVQGKQLKKAFTQSLDAQACLADGRGPGFRGKFVGRLHFSGASIIHDGKRVQDILIDGELIQDEQWYKVASSDYLQRGSGYPDLAENRNQVYMAEEIKDVIQIYANQPKFLEQAFKMRTERQAEHAELGSPPL, encoded by the coding sequence ATGAAACTGAAAATCATCCATACGAACGATGTTCACAGTAATTATGAAAACTTTGCGCGAGCAGCAAGCATGATTAAGGAATTAAAAGACGAAAATACGCTCATCCTTGATGGCGGCGATTTCGCCGATTTCAAAAGCATTGAATTGCAAGGAACACGCGGTGTCGCAGCGCTTGAATTGCTTCAATCGACCGGCTATGACGCTTTGACAATTGGGAATAACGAGATGTTCAATAGCATAGAGACATTGGAGCATATGGCTACAACCAGCCCACTCCCTTTCATTAGCAACAATCTCCGAAAAAAAGATGGAAGTGAAATTCAGGGCGTTGTCAAAAGCGCGATTTTACATAAAAATGGCTTGCGTATATTAGTTACCGGCGCTTCCCCCGACATGGATGTTTTCAATGACGGGCTTGGAATCAGTGTTTCGGATTACGTCACTATGACACAACAAGAAATCTCAAGCCGCGCCGGTTCGTATGATATTTGCATCTTGTTGAGTCATGTGGGCACAGCTGCCGATGAAGAACTGGCTCTAGCGATTCCTGAAATTGATGTCGTGATTTCGGCACACGATCACCAGCTGTATTCAGAAGCCAAACTGGTGAACGAGACGATCATGAACAGCGCAGGAAATTACGCTGAACACATCGGTGTGATCGAGCTTGAAGTGGCGAACGGCAAGGTTGAGCTTCTTCATTCAGCCACATACTCAACAATAGATGCTGCGCCGGATTCTGTGGTAATGGATATTTTGAAAGATAATAAAGTGAAAGCGCTCGCTTCTTTAGGGAAGTCCCTATACGATTTACCGGAGCCGCTTTGGCACGACGTCATTGAAGAAAATCCATTGACCAATTTGATCGCGGACGGCTTGCGGGACATGATGCAATGCGATATCGGATTGATCAATAGCGGCATCGCCAACGCAGGCCTGTTTCACAATATTTCCCGTCAAAAACTGATTGAAGTTTGTCCATCTCCACTAAATCCGACTTCTTTTGAAGTTCAAGGCAAGCAGCTAAAAAAAGCATTCACGCAATCTTTGGATGCACAAGCGTGCCTGGCGGATGGTCGTGGACCTGGATTCCGCGGGAAATTTGTCGGCCGGTTGCACTTTTCAGGAGCTTCGATCATCCATGATGGCAAACGTGTTCAAGACATCCTGATTGATGGTGAATTAATACAGGACGAGCAGTGGTACAAAGTCGCCAGTTCCGATTACCTGCAGCGCGGATCCGGCTATCCGGACTTGGCCGAAAATCGAAACCAGGTCTATATGGCCGAAGAAATTAAAGATGTCATTCAAATTTATGCGAACCAGCCCAAGTTCCTTGAGCAGGCTTTTAAAATGCGAACGGAAAGACAAGCTGAACATGCAGAACTCGGTTCTCCTCCCTTGTGA
- a CDS encoding S66 peptidase family protein: protein MKYPRSLKTGDTIGVTAPSSGAQEPLHILLSKAKENVEARGYRVVTGETAWTQQKGRSASKEKRAEELMSFLLDENITAIIPPWGGSFAMEILPLIDWEKLKSAPPKWLLGYSDISTFLFAYSTITGNASAHGINFAELSSPQWDSTSSRWTDVLGCCENGEVAQYSSDHYQSNWQKVYDNPATGFYFDSKTEWKHLSGLSEAEFSGRLLGGCISTLRTLIGTPFDQVKDYVSNYAAEEGMVWYLESVGLDAINIYRSLWQMKQAGWFNNTNGILIGRPSRYKANQEFELVDALSDIFAEDNIPVIYDVDIGHSPPQNILVNGAFAKITYKNIQGTIHMKYQ from the coding sequence GTGAAGTATCCTAGGTCATTGAAAACGGGAGATACAATTGGGGTGACGGCTCCATCAAGCGGGGCACAGGAGCCACTGCATATTTTATTGTCCAAAGCAAAAGAAAATGTAGAAGCACGCGGATATAGGGTAGTTACAGGAGAAACGGCCTGGACTCAACAAAAAGGAAGAAGTGCATCTAAAGAAAAGCGGGCAGAAGAATTGATGTCATTTCTGCTAGATGAAAATATAACGGCGATTATTCCCCCTTGGGGAGGCAGTTTCGCTATGGAGATCCTTCCCTTAATTGACTGGGAGAAATTGAAGTCTGCTCCGCCAAAGTGGCTGCTTGGGTATTCTGATATTAGTACCTTTCTTTTTGCTTATTCCACTATTACAGGAAACGCCTCAGCTCATGGAATTAATTTCGCGGAACTTTCTTCACCTCAATGGGACTCAACAAGCTCTAGGTGGACAGATGTACTAGGGTGTTGTGAGAACGGGGAAGTAGCCCAATACTCTTCTGATCACTATCAATCAAACTGGCAAAAAGTCTACGACAATCCAGCAACAGGCTTCTACTTTGATTCAAAAACGGAATGGAAACATCTAAGTGGATTATCAGAAGCAGAGTTCTCAGGAAGACTACTTGGAGGATGTATCAGCACCCTTCGCACATTAATTGGGACGCCGTTCGATCAAGTTAAAGACTATGTGTCTAACTACGCAGCTGAAGAAGGAATGGTGTGGTACTTAGAAAGCGTTGGTCTTGATGCAATTAATATCTACCGAAGTTTATGGCAAATGAAACAAGCAGGATGGTTCAATAATACGAACGGGATTTTAATCGGACGACCATCGCGTTATAAAGCAAATCAAGAATTTGAATTAGTGGATGCATTAAGTGATATCTTTGCTGAAGACAATATTCCGGTGATCTACGATGTAGACATTGGCCACTCGCCACCTCAAAATATTCTAGTGAACGGCGCTTTTGCAAAAATAACTTACAAAAATATACAAGGCACTATCCATATGAAGTATCAATAA